In the Solanum pennellii chromosome 5, SPENNV200 genome, one interval contains:
- the LOC107018476 gene encoding nucleolar complex protein 2 homolog, with product MGKLGKKARKFAKKNLPSVLRDRRKKKALFKKRYSSKNVQINVEDQAKVIDHSNERNTEVEAFEDLPLEAPFMENDCDGVVDSSDSDGYLSEDISYENGTESEPEKLLEGDKCTSELMMQNIKIQENLAVQKRKLERLKRKDPSFSKFLEKHKDIEAMQNGVVFSDEDEMSNHGRDSATEDNQGKAKGRVLTVSAISSWCRLIKEEHKEEAFVCLLNAYRAACHYGAESIGLRFQNAETFCSLVMSVLSEADNILRGLLGLSSFSYKKEAVLELKDTPQWVNVKPLIKSYLRSTLSLLDQVTDSEILAFALTRLRDSLPFFDAFPYLLQRLIKTTIHLWATGGGMLSSSSFSILLDVASLFTTDWFDNCLAKAFVAYLAQSRATDIVNNKHLQFLRNSLVDLCSLDVQKSLSKATVSVRQLAKVLQWGLRTKKKEALQRICSWEYANCINLWVGFIARNVRDYDLQAFFFTMVQLINGVVRLFPGPRYFPLRLNCIQWLNDLSNSTGVFIPIASFVLDVLEYKTVGERGKPGPVLFFQSVLKLPKSCLKSQTFQDECITSAIEQLSSHFLQWSYHISFPDLATVPLIRLKKFNESKTKESQCRVVKHLIEQVEKNVDSVQKKRNEVAFSPNDHQSVETFLQFEKSSLSSPFTQYCRSVLDKAALRGSHKNEKISVPIRDKSKRKRDDSSINVFGHKDVDTVNGSKKRVKRRAPKA from the exons ATGGGCAAGCTAGGGAAGAAAGCGAGGAAGTTTGCCAAGAAGAATCTTCCGTCAGTGCTTCGAGATCGCCGGAAGAAGAAAGCTTTATTCAAAAAGAGATATTCATCCA AAAATGTGCAGATTAATGTTGAAGACCAAGCCAAAGTAATAGACCACTCTAATGAAAG AAACACCGAAGTTGAAGCTTTTGAAGACTTGCCTCTTGAGGCACCATTCATGGAAAATGATTGTGATGGTGTTGTTGATTCTTCAGACAGTGATGGATATCTTTCGGAG GATATAAGCTATGAAAATGGAACAGAAAGTGAACCTGAAAAACTTTTAGAAG GTGACAAATGTACTAGTGAATTGATGATGCAGAacataaaaattcaagaaaatcttGCTGTACAAAAGAGAAAGCTAGAAAGGTTGAAGAGGAAG GATCCAAGTTTCTCAAAGTTCTTAGAAAAGCACAAGGACATTGAAGCAATGCAAAATGGAGTAGTG TTCTCAGATGAGGATGAGATGAGTAATCATGGAAGAGACTCGGCGACTGAAGACAACCAAGGTAAAGCCAAGGGAAGAGTTTTGACAGTATCTGCCATTAGTTCTTGGTGTCGACTGATCAAAGAAGAGCACAAGGAGGAAGCATTTGTTTGTTTATTAAATGCTTATCGAGCAGCATGCCACTATGGTGCTGAATCCATTGGCCTAAGGTTTCAGAATGCTGAGACATTCTGCAGCTTAGTAATGTCTGTTCTTTCCGAAGCAGATAATATACTTCGGGGACTTTTGGGGCTATCATCCTTCAGTTACAAGAAAGAAGCAGTACTAGAACTGAAGGATACCCCACAATGGGTTAATGTGAAACCTCTCATCAAATCATACTTGAGAAGTACATTATCTCTGTTGGATCAGGTTACTGATTCAGAAATTCTGGCTTTCGCTTTGACTCGGCTCAGGGATTCTTTACCATTCTTTGATGCTTTTCCATATCTCTTGCAGAGGCTTATTAAG ACGACAATACATTTGTGGGCTACAGGTGGTGGGATGCTATCATCATCATCTTTTTCGATATTACTGGATGTGGCCTCTCTATTTACAACTGATTGGTTTGACAATTGCTTAGCAAAAGCTTTTGTGGCTTATCTTGCTCAGTCGAGAGCTACGGATATTGTCAATAACAAGCATTTGCAGTTCTTAAGAAATTCCTTAGTTGACTTATGCTCCCTAGATGTTCAAAAATCACTGTCTAAAGCCACCGTGTCTGTCCGTCAGCTTGCAAAAGTATTACAGTGGGGTTTGCGTACAAAGAAAAAG GAAGCTCTTCAAAGGATCTGCAGTTGGGAGTACGCCAATTGTATAAATCTCTGGGTTGGTTTTATAGCACGCAATGTACGGGATTATGATCTTCAGGCCTTTTTCTTCACTATGGTTCAACTTATAAATGGAGTGGTGCGCCTGTTTCCTGGACCGAGATATTTCCCTTTAAGACTCAATTGCATTCAATGGCTTAATGATCTGTCTAATTCTACTGGAGTTTTCATCCCTATTGCTTCATTTGTGTTGGATGTTTTGGAATATAAAACAGTCGGAGAGCGTGGAAAACCTGGACCTGTTCTCTTCTTTCAGTCTGTTCTAAAG TTGCCAAAGAGTTGCTTGAAGTCTCAGACATTCCAAGATGAATGCATTACATCTGCAATTGAACAACTATCATCACACTTTTTACAATGGAGCTACCACATTTCTTTCCCTGATCTAGCAACTGTTCCACTCATCCGTCTGAAAAAGTTTAATGAGTCAAAGACAAAAGAAAGTCAATGTCGTGTGGTAAAACATTTGATTGAGCAG GTGGAGAAAAATGTTGATTCTgtgcaaaagaaaagaaatgaggtTGCCTTTTCACCAAATGATCATCAATCTGTTGAAACATTCCTTCAG TTTGAGAAGTCCAGTCTCAGTTCTCCATTTACTCAGTACTGCAGAAGTGTACTTGACAAGGCTGCTCTGAGGGGCTCACATAAGAACGAAAAGATTAG TGTGCCAATACGAGATAAATCAAAGCGTAAAAGAGATGACAGTTCGATCAACGTTTTTGGCCACAAGGATGTGGATACTGTTAATGGATCAAAGAAGCGGGTCAAAAGACGAGCTCCGAAAGCATAA